In one Nymphaea colorata isolate Beijing-Zhang1983 unplaced genomic scaffold, ASM883128v2 scaffold0001, whole genome shotgun sequence genomic region, the following are encoded:
- the LOC116267846 gene encoding cysteine-rich repeat secretory protein 38-like has product MEMVYSVMVPMLLRVGFPLLLLLSFHVDHEMSSNDYINCRCNVTAHYTGGSKFESNMHGAFNILTKDAPPSGFANVTKGKGSERVYGLAQCRGDVDQEDCKACIHNSTKAIVGTYCPSAIDAIIWYENCQLRYSNSNFFAHLIVEDSGSWYWTADKVEEHKAFNQNLGSLLKNLTSQATTELNSKFMFATGNIPSTNQKTIYGLVQCTRDTSLADCSQCLISTISKSHRLARMHTAVKLQPEVAV; this is encoded by the coding sequence ATGGAGATGGTTTACTCTGTAATGGTGCCAATGTTGCTCAGGGTTGGCTTTCcactccttctcctcctttcctTCCATGTCGACCATGAAATGAGCAGCAACGACTATATTAATTGCCGCTGCAACGTCACTGCCCATTACACGGGTGGAAGTAAGTTTGAAAGCAATATGCACGGGGCCTTCAACATCTTAACAAAGGATGCCCCTCCCAGTGGTTTTGCCAATGTTACCAAGGGCAAAGGATCGGAAAGAGTGTATGGGCTGGCTCAGTGCAGGGGCGACGTTGATCAGGAAGACTGCAAGGCTTGCATCCACAATTCCACCAAAGCAATCGTTGGCACATACTGCCCCAGCGCAATCGATGCCATCATATGGTATGAAAATTGCCAGCTCCGCTACTCCAACAGCAACTTCTTTGCTCACCTCATTGTCGAGGATTCTGGTTCTTGGTATTGGACTGCTGACAAAGTGGAAGAACATAAAGCCTTCAACCAGAACTTGGGGAGTCTGCTGAAGAATCTGACTTCTCAGGCGACAACAGAACTTAATTCAAAGTTCATGTTTGCTACGGGCAACATCCCATCCACCAATCAAAAGACGATATACGGGCTGGTGCAGTGTACCAGGGACACTAGCCTTGCTGATTGCAGTCAGTGCTTGATCAGCACCATCTCCAAATCCCATCGACTTGCGAGAATGCACACGGCTGTGAAATTGCAACCGGAAGTTGCCGTGTGA